Genomic segment of Bacteroidota bacterium:
TCAGACAGATAAAAGCGGACAGAAAATTGCTTTGTATACGAATAACACTATTGATCATAATGTTTATGTAGATGCTGCAAAAAACCGGGGTTATGATGTTTTGGAAGTAGATAATGTTATTGACAATCATTTTATTTCTCTGCTTGAACAAAAATTAACGGGTGTTCAATTTAAAAGAGTGGATGCAGATACTATAGATAAATTAATTGATAAGGATGAGAAAGTAGAATCTGTTTTAACAGAAGAGGAACAAAATGGAATTAAAGAATTATTTGAAAAAGTAATTGATGCAAATGCGGGAACGGTTGTTATCAATCCGCAATCGCCGGATGATAGTCCTGTATCAATTACCAAACCCGAATTTATGCGCCGTATGAAAGAAATGAGCCATATGAACGGGATGGATTTTGCCTCCATGATGCCTGATCAGTATAATCTTGTTGTGAATACAAATCATCCATTAATAAATAAAATTCTGAAAATGGATGAGGATCAAAAGCAAACATCTGTTAAACAATTACACGATCTGGCCTTGTTATCGCAAGGTATATTGAAAGGAAATGACTTAACAGAATTTGTAAAACGAAGTGTTGGAATGATGGCATAATTTGCAACTACCATCAGGTTGTGTATATTTGCATAACGAAATGAACAACTGTAAACATAAATCTTCTAAACGCTACCCACTTTTTGGTGAGTCGTGAAGATTTTTGTTGTAACATAAATCGAAGGCTTACCCGAAAAGGTAAGCCTTTTTTGTTTCGGTTAAAAAAAGAATTATGCAACTCAAAAACAATGATTATTATTCCGGTGATGTGCGTTTACTCGACATCGCTGATGAACACGGAACTCCGGTTTACGTGTATGATGCACAAATAATGACAACACAATTCAATCGTTTGAAAAAGGCTTTTGATAAGGTTGATGTAAAAATAAAATACGCCTGTAAGGCATTAACAAATATTGCAGTATTAAAACATTTTAAGTCGCTGGGATCTGATTTGGATGCGGTTTCTATTGAGGAAGTGCAGCTTGGATTGCACGCAGGATTTTCGCCCGAACAGATCTTATTTACACCAAATTGTGTTTCTATTGAGGAAATAAAACAAGCAGTAGAATTAGGTGTAACAATTAATATAGATAATATTTCCGTGCTCGAACAATTCGGACATTTATATGGAAATACTGTTCCATGTTGTATCAGAATAAATCCCCATATCGAAGCTGGTGGACATCAGCATATTCAAACCGGACATATAGATAGTAAATTTGGAATATCTGTTTATCAGATGCGACATGTGCATCGTGTGGTTACTGCGAATAAAATGCATATTATCGGATTGCATATGCACACCGGTTCTGATATTTTAGATAGCAATGTTTTTTTGCAGGGTGCAGAATTATTATTTGATGCAGCGCAACAATTTCCCGACTTACAGTTTCTCGATTTTGGAAGTGGATTTAAAGTTGGTTATAAGGAAGAAGATGTCACTACCGATATTGAAGAATTAGGTAATACATTAAGCACACGGTTTAATGAGTTTTGTGAAGAATATGGTCGCAAACTCGAACTTTGGTTTGAACCCGGAAAATTTTTGGTAAGTGAGGCTGGAATTTTATTAGTTAAAGTAAATGTAATTAAGCCAACCATGGCAACTGTTTTTGCCGGAGTCGACAGTGGGCAAAATCATTTGATAAGACCTATGTTTTATGATGCTTATCACGGAATAATAAATATTTCAAACCCAACCGGAACACAAAGAATTTATACTGTAGTTGGATATATCTGCGAAACAGATACACTAGCACGTGATAGAAAAATAACGGAGATTCACGAAGGAGATATTCTCGCAATTAAAAATGCAGGCGCTTATGGATTTACTATGAGCAATAATTATAACAGTAGAATGCGTCCGCCAGAGGTGTTTATTGTGAATGGTAAGGCGCATTTGATTAGAAAGAGAGAAACGTTGGATGATCTGTTGAGGAATCAGGTGGAGATTTAAGATTTAGTCCGCCCTTCCACAGAGTTACCGAAGGAACTCGGTGGATGGTTGAGTTTACAACAACTTCAACCCAACAATTTTCAACTGCTCATTATCCACCTCTGCCGGAGCATCCATCATAAGATCTCTTCCTGCATTATTTTTTGGAAATGGAATTACATCGCGAATTGTTTCGCCTCCACACATCAACATTACCCAGCGGTCGAAACCGAATGCGCAACCTCCGTGTGGTGGTGCTCCGTATTGAAATGCATTTACCATGAAGCCAAAACGTTTTTCTTTTTCCTCTTCTGAAAATCCGAGAATGGTAAATATTTTTTCTTGTAAAACTTTATCATGCACGCGGATACTTCCGCTTAATATTTCGTTACCATTCATCACGAGATCATAACTCTGAGCGCGAACACGCAGAGGATCGCTGTCCATATATTGAAAATCATCAAGGTGCGGAGAACAGAATGGATGATGTGCAAATATGGGTTCGCCGGTATTTTCATCGGGTTCAAATAATGGCATGTCAACAACCCAGAAAACACTCCAACTATTTTCATCTATCCATTTTTCGCGTTTTGCCATTTCTAAACGCAATTCACCCAAAACTTTTCTTGTTTTATTTATTTTATTTCCAACAATTAATATAAGATCTCCTTTTTCTGCATTAATTTCTTTTCCGATAGCTATTAATTGTTCCTGCGAATAAAATTTATCTACCGACGATTTAATACTTCCATCTAAATTAAATCGGATATAAATTAATCCGCCTGCACCGCGTTGGGGAGCTTTTACAAATTCAGTTAATTCATCAATTTGTTTGCGGGTATATTCGCTGCATCCTTTTGCATTTATTCCGGCAACCAATCCTCCCGAATTAATTACGGTATTAAATACAGAAAATTCGGTTCCTCCAACCACATTATTCAGATCATGTATTTTACAATCAAAACGCATGTCGGGTTTATCGGAACCATAATATTTTATTGCATCTAAATAAGGCAATCTTTGAAAATCAGGTAATTCGATATTTTTAGTTTTTTTGAAAACATGTTTCACCATCCCTTCAAACATGAACCATACATCTTCCTGATTCACGAAACTCATTTCGCAATCTATTTGCGTAAATTCCGGTTGACGGTCGCCACGCAAGTCTTCATCGCGAAAACATTTTGCTATCTGATAATATCGGTCCATTCCCGCAACCATTAATAATTGTTTTAATATTTGGGGAGATTGCGGCAATGCATAAAAAAGACCTGCCTGCATTCTGCTGGGAACCAAAAAATCTCTTGCACCTTCGGGAGTTGATTTAATTAAATTTGGAGTTTCAATTTCTACAAATCCTTCTGCATCTAAATATTCGCGAACAGCTCGAAGCATATTTGCCCGAAGCATTAATCTTTTTTGCATTTGTGGGCGACGAAGATCAAGATAACGATATTTCATGCGCAATTCTTCTCCGCCATCGGTATCATCATCCATTGTAAAAGGAGGTACTTCTGATGCGTTTAATATAGTTAAAGCATCTACAATTATTTCAATATCGCCCGTAGGTATCTTCGAATTTTTATTGGAGCGTTCCGCAACTTTTCCGCTGATCTGAATAACCCATTCTCTGCCAAGGGTTCTCGCTGTATCACAAAGTGCTTCATCGGTTTTCACCATAAATACCAATTGTGTCAAACCATGACGGTCTCGCAGGTCGATAAACACCATCTCCCCAAGATCTCTTTTAATATTTACCCAGCCGGAAAGTGTTACTGTTTTACCAATATCCGACGATCTCAATTCGCCACAAGTGTTTGAACGATAATAAGTTGAACTATGCATTTTTAATCAATTTCAGCACAAAAATAAAACATTAGATGAATGAAAGCCTTTTTGCACTTGACTTTCCTGCTGATTTTTTTGTTTTATATGAGAAAACCGGAGTTTGAAACCTGTTATTTACTTTGCTAATCTCACAAATTATATATAACTATCCAGAAGTGAACTTTGTGATGCCCGGATTTTTTTGGTTGTTGGAGGAAACTGTTTAACAGTACTTGAAAATTCAGATCACTACCGAAATTTGGTTGGAACAATGATTACGACTGCCGAATCAAATTGAAATTTTCGTCTATATTTGTTTTTTTTAAGCAGCACAAATGGGACAAACCAATAATTTGCATTGTGAAAATTGTGGGAATACAAAGTTCCATAATTCTCCTTTTTATTATAAATGGAACAATAAAGAATTTTTCCTCAAAAAGTGTAATCAATGTTCTCTTATTACATTAGATCCTAAACCCGATGAATTGGAATTGGGAATGTTATATAGCGACGAGTATTTTGAGACAGGACAACATGGCCTTAATAAGATCAACCAAACTTATGAAGAAAGTAAGGATAAGCTTACCATGGAACATAGAATACAGGTTATTAAAAATAACATTCTGAAATTTAAACCGGATACAAAAAATATTTTTGAAATTGGATTTGCTATGGGTCATATTTTAGCTGCTGCTAAACAAATGGGTATGGAAGTTTCCGGAATCGAATTTTCAGAATCTGCTGTCTTAAAGGCAAAAGAAAAATTTGATATTGATGCAATTTGCGGGAACTTCGAAAATATCAATCTTGAGAGTCAAAAGGGTAAATGGGATTGTGTTTATGGAGGCGATGTTTTCGAACATTTTGCCCATCCGGCAGCAGTTGTATCCAACATGCATTCTATTTTAAAGGAGGGAGGAATTGCTGTGGTAATAGTGCCTTCTACTTTTAATTTATTTTCAACTTATTTTGCGGTTTTATTTTATAAAATACTTGGTAAAAGGAAAAAATTTTATGATAATCCATACCATTTATACGAATATACACCTAAAACTATTAAGGCATTATTTCTTAAATCATTTACTGATGTTCAGGTAGTAAATAGAATTAAAAAACCCGCAGAGTTAAATATGAAAGGTGGTGGTATAGAATATAAGATCAAATATTTAATACACCTGCTTAATTATCCCTACACGAAATTATTCAACCGCAATGGTGATCGTTTATTGGTTATTGCCAGAAAATGAACCTTATAATTTTGTTACAAATTTATTTATCTGAATTTGATCTGAAATTATTGATACGATAGCACATCCCATTATTTTAGCAGTCACTTCTTCTCCTATTGTAATTAATTCGCTGCCTGAAGAAAATGTATTATAATATTGGGTATAAAGTATTTCACCCTGTAAGTCAATGATTCTGATTTCACACCTCTCCATTACAAGTGAATTTAATTCAATATTTATCGTTTGTGTTATAGGATTTGGAAAAATATTTAAAGTTAATCCTGAATTATCTGCGATTCCTATAGTAGAATTATAACAAATTTCAAGTTTAGGATAATGTGTTGGATCGTCAGTATCGCTTGATGCAAAAAGTCTCCTTCTATAAAAGTCTTCGTTTACAAGCTTTAGCATAAAACCAAAGCTGTTGGCAGGATCATTATACATGTCAGTTACAAGCTCAGTAACATCAATGTCAAGAATGTCTTCATAATCTGCTGTGGAAACCGGCAAGGTAACTTGATTAACCTCTGTAAAAGTTGGCTGCGTGTCCCAGGTAACAATATCTTCTTCCCAAGCAGAAGTAATTCTGCAAAGATATGTTTCGTTAGTTCCCGAAAGTTGTGAATTTGTTTGTGAAGACGCTTCAGAATTTGAATATAAACTCAGTTTTGCATAACAAATTTCTGATTGTTGCGGAATTTCGGAAAGATCAAACTGTAAAAGTGCTCTTTCATTACCTGCGTTGCCACTCCATGTCCATGCATTTGCTTTTAATTCAGTGTCATCACCGAAATTGGTTGTATTTTCATTACTCCATATTTTAACATCTTTGCCCTCCGTCGGCCCGGGTTGGAGGGTAATTATTGTCTGGCTCGACATTATACTATTACATAAGAAGAAAATGATCAAAACTTTTAGTGGTTTCATAGTTTTTTTCAGGGTTTTTATTTAATGATAATTAATCAGCATTCCATTTCCCTTCTGATGATTATTTCACCATCCTAACGCAACATCATCACCCCTGGGATCGGCCCCGCCTTCCATCATTTTATTATCATACAGTAAAATGGCATCAACCCTGCCCATGGGAGCGCGAAAAACAATTTTATACCCTTGTTTTGTTAATGCATCGGCGGTAGTTTTATCAAAATTGTTTTCCAGTTTAATTTCATCCGGTACCCATTGATGATGAAAACGCGGAGCATTTATGCTTTCCTGCATGGTCATATCAAATTCAATAACGTTTAAAATATTTTGAAAAACGCTTGTAATTATTGTTGAACCACCGGGAGTTCCTATCACCATAAATAAATTATTATCCTTTAAAATAATGGTTGGAGTCATATTGCTCAACATTCTTTTGTTAGGAACAATGGCGTTTGCTTCTCCGCCAATTAATCCATATAAATTTGGTTCACCGGGTTTAGCACTAAAATCATCCATCTCATTATTTAAAATAAATCCGCAACCGGCAACTACAATTCGAGAGCCATAACTATCATTTAATGTTGTAGTTATTGCAACTGCATTTCCATATTGATCAACTATACTAAAGTGTGTTGTTTCCTCACTTTCATAATCCGGAAAATTACCTGCAGCAATATCTTTTGAAGGGATTATATTAATAGTATCAACATTATACATTCTTTGCGAAGTATATTTTTTTGAAGTGAGTTGTTGCGCCGGAACATTAGTAAAATCAGGGTCTCCTAGCCATGTTGCTCGGTCGGCATACACTCGTTTTTCTGCTTCGGTCATCATATGTATTGCATTTAATGATTGAAATCCCCATCTTTTTAATGGATAATTTTCCATCATATTAAGTAACTGAATTAATGCAATTCCTCCTGCAGAAGGTGGAGGCATACTGATCACTTTATAGTTTTTATAAGTTCCGGAAACAGGTGTTCTCCAAACACTATGGTAATTTTTTAAATCATTCAGGGAAATAATTCCATTATGTGTTTTCATTTCCATTTCTATCTTTTCTGCAACTTCGCCACTATAAAAACCTTCTCTTCCCTTATCGCGAATATTAATTAAAGTGTTTGCGAGATCCATTTGAATTAATGAGTCACCACCTAACCATTTTGTTTTAATAAAATAGTTTTTCCCTTTATTTAATTTTTTTAATTCATTTTGAAGATCATTGAGATCCTCTGCCTGCATTTGTGTTAATGGAAAACCTTTTTGTGCAAGTTCAATTGCTGGTTGTACTAATTTTTCCCATGGCATGGATCCATATTTTTGATGTGCGGTCCACATGCCATCAACGCTGCCGGGCACTCCGGATGCGAGATGAGAAGTTTCAATTATTTCCCTGTCCACTTCTCCAGTCGCTTTATTAATAAACATATCTTTTGAGGATGCAGAAGGAGCTTTTTCTCTGAAATCGAGTGCATTAATATCTCCGGTTTTTAATCGCAAAAGCATAAATCCTCCGCCACCTAAATTTCCGGCGTTGGGATATACAACGGCTAATGCAAATTGCACTGCGATTGCGGCATCGATCGCATTTCCTCCAGCCTTTAAAATGTTCATACCAACTTCCGCTGCTTCGGGATGAGCACAAACTACCATTGCAGAGTCTGATAAAACACCATGCGTGCGATCTTGTAAAAACTGGTCTGCTGGATTTTGTTGCTGTTGTTGAGCCGTTTGATTCGACGACGACGAACAGCTGAGGAGGAATACAATTACTATACTAAATAAACGCATGGTGTGAAGATAAGGGATATTTGAAATGCATAAAAATGACATCCGAAAAAATAACCAACAGATGCTTATTTTTGAGGGGGAAATTTATGAAAAAATTGGTCATTGCATGCCTGAAGCTGTAAACTATATCATTTATTCTATTCCTGTTTTTTTTCTCCTTATTGGAATAGAACTTCTATTCGACAAACTCAACAAAACCGGTTATTACAGGTTGAATGATGCTTTAACTAATATTAATGCAGGCATTACTGAACAAGTAACAGGGGCATTTTTAAAAGCTTTTGTAGTTGGAATTTACCTCTGGTTGTTTGATCATTATAGGTTTTTCACAGTTCCTGATACGATATTGACCTGGGTGTTTTTATTTATAGCAGTTGATTTTTTTTATTATTGGTTTCACCGCCTTGCACATGAGGTAAATGTTTTATGGGGTGGACATGTTGTTCACCATCAAAGCGAGGAGTATAATTTAAGTGTGGCCTTACGACAAGGAGCATTTCAAAAATTTGGATCTTTTCTTTTTTATTTGCCTTTAGCTTTATTGGGATTTAATCCGGTGTTATTTATAGTGGTTAGCCAGTTTCAAACCTTGTATCAGTTTTGGATACATACAAAAACAATAAAATTATTGCCAGCGCCTATTGAATACATATTTAATACTCCATCACATCATCGTGTTCACCATGGAAGAAATCCGAAATATATCGATAAAAACCATGGGGGAACTTTAATTATCTGGGACAGATTATTTGGAACTTTTCAAAAGGAAGAGGAGGAAGTAATTTACGGTATCACCAAACCTTTAAACACCTGGAATCCTCTTAGAGCCCAATTGGATTTTTGGAAGAATCTCGCACAAGATCTGAGTCATACACATAAATTTACCGATAAACTAAAACTACTATTTCTTCCACCCGGATGGCTTCCGGCAGAACTCGGTGGCCCGAAATTCGCGCCTGAAATTACTCCCGACACAGCGGTAAAATACGATACAAAAATCCCTGTTTATTTAAATTATTATGTATTTGCGCAGTTTGTATTAATACTTACTTTCACTTCCTATTTTTTATTTTCGTTCGACAATTTTGATCTTTTGACCAATATATTGTTTATGCTTTTGATACTGCTTTCGGTAACAGCCGCAGGATTAATTTTGGAGGCAAACAGAAATGCATTTTTTGTGGAGATATTCAGGTTGGTAACAACGGTATTTTTCTATAATTATTTATTGCAAAACAATATTATTAGTAATTATTCGGGATATGATCTGTTTGTGCTTATTGTAATCAATCTGATATCTCTGGTTGTTTTTACACCATTTAAAAATGTTTTTTCAAAAAAGGCCCATGAAAATAAATAACCAGTTATTCCTGAATCTGTATATGGTAGTGGCCATTGTGCATATTTACACACTGATTTCTGATAATGAACAATATATTGTGTTATCCAAGTATTTGCTGATGCCAATGTTGATGCTTCATGTTATTGTAAATTGCAGAAAGACTTTAAAAAATGTAATTCCATTGATCGCAGCTCTGTTTTTTTGTTGGGTGGGCGACATTTTGCTGATTTATGTTGATGTGTATGAACAGTTTTTTATGTTTGGACTTGCTGCATTTTTAATTGGCCATATATTTTACATTTGGAGTTTTAGGAAATATGCAACTAAGAATCCAGGGTTGCCTAAACAGAAACTGTGGATAATGATATTTCCGGTTATTTATGCATTGGGGCTGTTAATTGTGGTTTTCCCTCACCTTGGTGATATGAAAATTCCTGTGATCGTTTATGCGATCGCAATTACTGCAATGTGTATTGCATCTATAAATAGATACGGCAGAACAAGTCAATACAGTTTTTTGTTTGTTTTTGCCGGCGCTTTATTTTTTATAGGATCCGATTCCATGATTGCAATTAATAGGTTTTACAAAGAAATTACCTCGGGATCCTTGTTAATTATGAGTACGTATATCATTGCACAATATTTAATTACATCGGGGTTATTATTGCATATTAAAGATCCTGAAAATGAATAAACTTAATTCGTGAAATTTATTACATCCATACTATCTATTTTCGTTTTTGCCGCTTTTATTGGTTGCAGTGCCAAGAGTGACATAGGTGATAATAAGGATATAGTCATCATTGGCCATGGAGGTTCAGGATTTGAAACTTTTTTTAGTCAGCTCCCGGCAAACACCCTCGCAAGCTTTGATAAGGCGATCATGGATGATGAGGCTGATGGTATTGAAATGGATATTCAATTGTCGAAAGATGATGTAGTAGTAATTTTTCACGATAAGATTTTAGATAATAAAACCGACCTCAAAGGTCTTGTTCGCGAACAGTTAGTTGCCGATTTAAATAAATGCGATTTTCACGGCGATTTTTCTATGTTTTCTAAGGGAAAACATTCCATTTCCTCTTTGGAGCAGATTCTTACACATTTTAATGAGTTTTTGCATACCAAATATTTTTATTTCAATATTAAGTTAGAAGTTGATCCTGAAAGAGAAAAGTATGCGCAGGTTATAAGTGAACAATTAGTAAAAATTATAAACGAATTCGATATTAAGAAAACCGCAATTGTTGAAACATCCGATATAAGAGTATTAAATCAAATTCAATTATTAGATAGTTCGATTATAGTTATGCAGGATATTGGTGCCTTCGAAAATGATTTTAAATATGTATTATCAAACAACTTTAATGGTTTAGTGGTAGCGAACAAAAATATTACTGCCGAACAGGTATTGTTGGCTAAAAAGGCCGGTAAAAAGGTTGTTATTTATGGAGAGAGAACTCGCGGAGGATTAAAGGAAGTTTTGGATAAGGACCCTGATGTGATCCAAACAGATAAAATTGACCTGACGAAAAGATTAGCTGATTAAGTTAATCCATGTTTTCTGTTTCTGATCACATTTTCTAAATTCCATTCTATTTTTTGTTCAAATTCTGCCTGGCGTACTGCGCAATCAAATTTGAAACATATTTTGCACATGTCGGGTGGAACACATGCGTCAATATGCACGAACCATTCGTCGGAAGTTTCATGATGTTTATGAATAATGGATTCTACTTTTTCTAATTCGTCGTGTGCTTCTTTTACAGTAAAATAATAGGGAACAGTTAAATGGCTGTCGAAGTGTAAATTTGCTCCGTATTTTATAACCCGCATATTATGTATATCAATCCAATTGGGTTCGCGGTTCTTATTAAGCGTTGTAATTATTGAATCCAAAAGTTCAGAATCTGATTCATCCATAATGCCGGCTACCGATTTTCTTACTATTTTATATCCCTCATAACAAATATAAGTGCCAAATAAAATTGCAACCGCACTGTCTATCCATTCATATTGAAAAATATATAAAAGTGTTAATCCGACAAGTAATCCGGCTGTACTCCATCCATCACTTTGTAAATGTTTCCCGCCGGCTATTAAAGTAAGTGATTGCGCTTTTTTACCTCTTTTTTCCATTATAAGCCCAAGTAAAAAATTCACTGTTCCTGCAAAAGAGATCAAAATAATACCATATCCAATATTTTGAATGCTTTGAGGATAAAATAAATTAAAAACAGATTTTCCAACAATAATAATTCCTGCAACTAATATCATACTTCCTTCAATACTGGCAGAAATAAATTCTATTTTTCCATGCCCGTAGGGATGATCCTTGTCGCGTGGTTTGGATGCGAGAATTAAACTGTATAATCCAAATGCACCTGCTACTACATTTACGATCGATTCAATGGCATCTGTTAAAACAGCATTGGAATGTGTAATGATATAGGCTGTAAATTTTACAAGCAACAGGAGAATTGCAACGCTGAGTACAATTTTTTGAAGATTTACATTTTCTATTTTTCTCATCAGATCTCCTAAAGTTATTATTAATGTGCCTCCAGCCAATTATCTCCGATACCAACTTCCGCTTCGATTGGAACATTTATGGTAATTGCATTAACCATATTGTCCACCACTAATTTTTTTAATTGCTCCACTTCTGTTTCATGCACATCAAAAACCAATTCATCATGAACTTGTAGCAACATTGTAGATCTTAATTTCGCTTTTTTAATTGCGTGATGAATTTTTATCATTGCCACCTTTATCATATCGGCTGCTGATCCCTGAATAGGGGAGTTTACTGCAATCCTTTCTGCCTGCGACCTGACAGTATTATTTTGTGAGTTAATATCTTTAATATAACGTTTCCTTCCCAAAACAGTTTTTGTATAGCCATTTGCACGTGCAAATTCAATATTACTTTCCATCAATGATTTTACTCCTGGAAATTGCATGTTGTAATTATCAATTATTTCTTTAGCCTCAGTTCTGGAAATATTTAAATTTTGAGAAAGTCCGAATGTCGTTTGGCCATAAGCAATTCCAAAATTCACAGCTTTTGCTCTTCCTCGCATTTCTCGTGTAACTTCATTTAGCGGAACATTAAATACTCTTGCCGCAGTTGCACTGTGAATATCCATTCCTTTTTTAAATGCATCAATCATTCCTTCGTCATTACTCAATGCTGCAATAATTCTTAACTCGATCTGTGAATAATCGGCACTTAATATTTTATATTCTTTGCTTCTTGGAATAAATGCTTTTCTTACCTGTTGTCCCCTTTCAGTGCGTATCGGAATATTTTGTAAATTCGGATTATTGGAACTCAAGCGTCCGCTAGAAGCAACAGCTTGAGCGAAGGTGGTGTGTAATCTGCTCGTTTTTTGATTGATAAGCAATGGAAGCGAATCAACATAAGTAGATTTTAATTTCTGTAATTCCCGATAATTTAATAATAAACTTGCGATAGGATAATTATGTTCCAGTTTCGCTAAAATATCCTCTCCCGTGGAAAGTTGTCCCGTTTTAGTTTTTTGGCCTTCGTATGGAATTTTAAGTTTAAT
This window contains:
- a CDS encoding cation transporter, whose protein sequence is MRKIENVNLQKIVLSVAILLLLVKFTAYIITHSNAVLTDAIESIVNVVAGAFGLYSLILASKPRDKDHPYGHGKIEFISASIEGSMILVAGIIIVGKSVFNLFYPQSIQNIGYGIILISFAGTVNFLLGLIMEKRGKKAQSLTLIAGGKHLQSDGWSTAGLLVGLTLLYIFQYEWIDSAVAILFGTYICYEGYKIVRKSVAGIMDESDSELLDSIITTLNKNREPNWIDIHNMRVIKYGANLHFDSHLTVPYYFTVKEAHDELEKVESIIHKHHETSDEWFVHIDACVPPDMCKICFKFDCAVRQAEFEQKIEWNLENVIRNRKHGLT